In one Streptomyces sp. NBC_01288 genomic region, the following are encoded:
- a CDS encoding aromatic ring-hydroxylating dioxygenase subunit alpha has product MREEENTRLTRTGPGTPAGEWMRRYWQPIALSEELDGARPLVAPKVMGQELVLFRDEHGELGLVDRGCPHRGADLALGRLEDGGLRCCFHGWLFARDGSCLDTPAEPVDSPLKSRVRLGSYPVREINGIIWGYLGPGEPPQLPALDCFQAPADHAFAWKGLLECNWLQALEVGIDPAHASYLHRFFQDEDPADSYGKQFRAASQGTDLPMTKILREYGRPDIDAVRTPYGIRLTARRTLDGTDTQGLPMDGSRTHVRITHQVFPHAFHIPLDAETAITQWHVPIDDNSSYWYALFTSVGGPVDQDEMRRQRVGAVTLPDYRPRFGRANGYGYDPAEQRTTTYTGLGTDINVHDQWAVEGQGTVQDRTREHLGRSDKAIVMYRRMLGEAITAVERGEDPPLVLSAEEAGRLHGPVALDGIGPTEGWLEHWTAVTDKQRADSSWARPLGTDG; this is encoded by the coding sequence ATGCGCGAGGAAGAGAACACACGGCTCACCCGGACCGGTCCCGGTACCCCGGCCGGTGAGTGGATGCGCCGCTACTGGCAGCCGATCGCCCTCAGCGAGGAACTCGACGGCGCACGACCGCTGGTGGCACCCAAGGTGATGGGCCAGGAGCTGGTCCTGTTCCGCGACGAACACGGCGAGCTGGGCCTCGTCGACCGCGGCTGCCCGCACCGCGGCGCCGACCTGGCGCTCGGCCGGCTGGAGGACGGCGGGCTGCGCTGCTGCTTCCACGGCTGGCTGTTCGCCCGTGACGGCTCCTGTCTGGACACGCCCGCCGAGCCCGTCGACAGCCCGCTCAAGTCCCGGGTACGGCTGGGCAGTTACCCGGTCCGCGAGATCAACGGGATCATCTGGGGCTACCTCGGCCCCGGCGAACCGCCCCAACTCCCCGCCCTGGACTGCTTCCAGGCCCCCGCCGACCACGCCTTCGCCTGGAAAGGGCTGCTGGAGTGCAACTGGCTCCAGGCCCTGGAGGTCGGCATCGACCCCGCCCACGCCTCCTACCTGCACCGCTTCTTCCAGGACGAGGACCCCGCCGACAGCTACGGAAAACAGTTCCGAGCCGCCTCCCAGGGCACCGACCTCCCGATGACGAAGATCCTGCGCGAGTACGGCCGCCCCGACATCGACGCCGTCCGCACTCCGTACGGCATCCGCCTCACCGCCCGGCGCACGCTCGATGGCACGGACACCCAGGGCCTGCCGATGGACGGCAGCCGTACCCATGTCCGTATCACCCACCAGGTGTTCCCGCACGCCTTCCACATCCCGCTCGACGCGGAGACGGCGATCACCCAGTGGCATGTGCCGATCGACGACAACTCAAGTTACTGGTATGCCCTGTTCACCAGCGTCGGCGGTCCGGTGGACCAGGACGAGATGCGCCGGCAGCGGGTCGGCGCGGTCACCCTGCCCGACTACCGGCCGCGCTTCGGCCGCGCGAACGGCTACGGCTACGACCCGGCGGAGCAGCGCACGACGACGTACACCGGGCTCGGCACCGACATCAACGTGCACGACCAGTGGGCGGTTGAGGGCCAGGGAACCGTCCAGGACCGTACCCGCGAGCATCTGGGCCGCTCCGACAAGGCCATCGTGATGTACCGGCGGATGCTCGGCGAGGCCATCACCGCCGTCGAGCGCGGCGAGGACCCGCCGCTGGTGCTGTCGGCCGAAGAGGCAGGGCGGTTGCACGGACCGGTCGCCCTGGACGGGATCGGCCCCACCGAGGGCTGGCTGGAGCACTGGACGGCCGTCACCGACAAGCAGCGCGCCGACAGCAGCTGGGCGCGGCCGCTGGGAACGGACGGCTGA
- a CDS encoding glutamine synthetase family protein, which produces MGFIERHGLWNAEQAAAAREIGERAESGGMTVVRLVFADQHGLLRGKTVTLGELTNVLRDGTGIASSLLAKDTSGRTVFPLFTKETPLGLPELRGAADMVMVPDPLTFRMLPWSPGTGWLLCDLRFTSGAPVPLCTRGLLRSVLDQADGLTYRTGLEVEFHLFRLDDPRLGPGDQGQPGAAPEVGMLNHGYQYLSELRYDELDPILDVLRSTIEGLGLPLRSLEVEFGPSQVELTLQPADGLGTADAMVLLRSAVKQVAARHGHHATFMCRPHLPGVFSSGWHLHQSMLRDGVGIFAPETGELTASGPPLSPYGTAFLGGLLRHARATSAFSTPTLNGFKRFRSLSLAPDRAVWGRDNRGAMVRVLGDGPSSSRLENRIGEPAANPYLYLASQLAAGLEGVAGELEPGPAADEPYAARAEPLPRSLGEALDALESDRMLADRLGKDFVAYYTSIKRAEINRFSQEVTDWEQREYFRVF; this is translated from the coding sequence GTGGGATTCATCGAACGGCACGGCCTGTGGAACGCCGAACAGGCCGCCGCCGCACGGGAGATAGGCGAACGCGCCGAGAGCGGCGGGATGACGGTGGTGCGGCTGGTCTTCGCCGACCAGCACGGTCTGCTGCGCGGCAAGACCGTCACCCTGGGCGAACTCACCAACGTCCTGCGCGACGGCACCGGCATCGCCTCGTCGCTGCTCGCCAAGGACACCTCCGGGCGGACCGTGTTCCCGCTCTTCACCAAGGAGACACCGCTCGGGCTGCCCGAACTCCGGGGCGCCGCCGACATGGTGATGGTGCCCGACCCGCTGACCTTCCGGATGCTGCCGTGGTCGCCGGGTACGGGCTGGCTGCTGTGCGATCTGCGCTTCACCTCCGGCGCGCCGGTCCCGCTGTGCACGCGCGGGCTGCTGCGCTCGGTCCTCGACCAGGCCGACGGGCTCACCTACCGCACCGGTCTGGAGGTGGAGTTCCACCTGTTCCGGCTCGACGACCCGCGTCTGGGCCCCGGTGATCAGGGTCAGCCGGGTGCCGCGCCCGAGGTCGGCATGCTCAACCACGGCTACCAGTACCTCAGCGAGCTTCGCTACGACGAACTCGACCCCATCCTCGACGTCCTGCGCTCCACCATCGAGGGCCTGGGCCTCCCGTTGCGCAGCCTGGAGGTGGAATTCGGGCCGAGCCAGGTCGAGTTGACGCTCCAGCCCGCCGACGGCCTGGGCACGGCCGACGCGATGGTGCTGCTGCGCAGCGCCGTGAAGCAGGTCGCCGCCCGCCACGGCCATCACGCCACCTTCATGTGCCGACCCCATCTGCCGGGCGTCTTCTCCAGCGGCTGGCATCTGCACCAGAGCATGCTGCGGGACGGCGTGGGCATCTTCGCGCCGGAGACCGGCGAACTCACCGCGTCCGGGCCGCCGTTGTCGCCGTACGGGACCGCCTTTCTGGGTGGGCTGTTGCGGCACGCGCGGGCCACGAGTGCGTTCTCGACGCCGACTCTCAATGGTTTCAAGCGCTTTCGCTCGCTGTCGTTGGCGCCGGACCGCGCGGTCTGGGGGCGCGACAATCGCGGGGCGATGGTGCGGGTGCTGGGTGACGGTCCGTCATCCAGCCGTCTGGAGAACCGGATCGGGGAGCCGGCCGCCAACCCCTACCTCTACCTCGCCTCCCAACTCGCCGCCGGTCTGGAGGGCGTGGCGGGCGAACTGGAACCCGGACCGGCCGCCGACGAGCCCTACGCGGCACGCGCCGAACCGCTCCCCCGCTCACTGGGCGAGGCCCTCGACGCGCTGGAGTCCGACCGTATGCTCGCCGACCGGCTCGGCAAGGACTTCGTGGCGTACTACACGAGCATCAAGCGAGCCGAGATCAATCGCTTCAGTCAAGAGGTGACCGACTGGGAACAGCGGGAGTACTTCCGTGTCTTCTGA
- a CDS encoding PDR/VanB family oxidoreductase — MSSDLDHPGGTTQRLLVRQARWVAHHVLELRLTRPTGGALPAWEPGAHVELTLPSGLRRAYSLCGEVTDTEAWTIAVHHVPEGRGGSREIHETALVGREMEVRGPVNRFPLLPAPGYLLLAGGIGVTPLLPMARELTARGLPWRLILGARDRSRLVYAEELTALGGDRVLLVPQDEAGLPDLAAELAATPPTYAVYACGPRPMLDAVTALCRTADPARSLHLERFTAATDAIPDQLGATSGEFEVVLTRSGLRLTVPADRSVLDVVREKLPDVPYSCEEGYCGTCETPVTAGVPDHRDTVIEPSERPTATTMMICVSRCDSPVLELDL, encoded by the coding sequence GTGTCTTCTGACCTCGACCACCCCGGTGGGACCACCCAACGCCTCCTGGTCCGACAGGCCCGTTGGGTCGCCCACCACGTGCTGGAACTCCGGCTGACCCGACCCACCGGCGGCGCCCTGCCGGCCTGGGAGCCGGGCGCGCACGTGGAGTTGACCCTGCCGTCGGGGCTGCGGCGGGCCTACTCGCTGTGCGGGGAGGTGACAGACACGGAGGCATGGACGATCGCCGTGCACCATGTACCCGAGGGGCGTGGCGGCTCCCGGGAGATCCACGAAACCGCCCTGGTGGGACGGGAGATGGAGGTACGCGGGCCGGTCAACCGTTTCCCGCTGCTTCCCGCGCCGGGCTATCTGCTGCTGGCCGGCGGCATCGGCGTCACCCCGCTGCTGCCGATGGCCCGCGAACTCACCGCCCGCGGCCTGCCCTGGCGGCTGATCCTCGGCGCCCGCGACCGGTCCCGGCTCGTCTACGCCGAGGAGTTGACTGCGTTGGGCGGGGACCGCGTGCTGCTCGTGCCGCAGGACGAGGCGGGCCTCCCGGACCTGGCCGCCGAACTCGCCGCCACCCCGCCCACGTACGCCGTCTACGCCTGTGGCCCGCGACCGATGCTCGACGCGGTGACGGCCCTGTGCCGTACGGCTGACCCGGCGCGGTCCCTGCACCTGGAACGCTTCACCGCGGCCACCGACGCGATCCCGGATCAACTCGGCGCGACGAGCGGGGAGTTCGAGGTGGTGCTGACCCGTTCGGGCCTGCGGCTGACCGTGCCCGCCGACCGTTCCGTGCTGGATGTCGTCCGGGAGAAGCTCCCGGACGTTCCGTACTCCTGCGAGGAGGGTTACTGCGGTACCTGCGAGACGCCGGTGACGGCCGGGGTCCCGGACCACCGCGACACGGTGATCGAGCCGTCCGAACGCCCCACCGCCACCACGATGATGATCTGCGTGAGCCGCTGCGACTCCCCGGTGCTGGAGCTGGATCTCTAG
- a CDS encoding Lrp/AsnC family transcriptional regulator: MALMDPLDARIVLALDDDPDATILALAQTLGVARNTVHARLRRMAAEGVLKPVSRRVDPAALGYGLVAFMSLAVSQAEPESVHEGLLDLPEVIEVHYTTGDADLLAHVVAKDTADLHRVTKAILAIEGVDRTSTAISLAEVIPYRPRALLHRLAKGRA, translated from the coding sequence ATGGCACTGATGGACCCTTTGGACGCCCGGATCGTCCTGGCCCTGGACGACGACCCGGACGCGACGATCCTCGCCTTGGCCCAGACCCTGGGCGTGGCCCGGAACACCGTTCACGCGCGGCTGCGGAGGATGGCGGCTGAGGGCGTGCTCAAGCCCGTGAGCCGACGTGTCGACCCCGCCGCCCTCGGGTACGGCCTGGTGGCGTTCATGTCGCTCGCCGTGAGCCAGGCCGAGCCCGAGAGCGTCCACGAGGGACTGCTCGATCTCCCCGAGGTCATCGAGGTGCACTACACCACCGGCGACGCCGACCTCCTCGCCCATGTCGTCGCCAAGGACACGGCGGACCTGCACCGCGTCACCAAGGCGATCCTCGCCATCGAAGGAGTCGACCGGACCAGCACGGCCATCTCTCTGGCCGAGGTCATCCCCTACCGGCCTCGGGCTCTGCTGCATCGCCTGGCGAAAGGTCGCGCCTAG
- a CDS encoding MFS transporter, protein MASKTPPSGTGSSWIVVIAAGVAAGLQVWKVPPALPFLRHDLSLSLVQAGTLLGIVQLAGMLGGLAVSLLAELIGERRCLSAGLVLLFLGSVGGGFAWSAAPLLASRAVEGAGFILVAVTGPGLIRRTAPPGRFTTAMGFWGAYQGISTFAGLVIGALVLQVMPWRVWWWGMAVVALLPLPWVLARVPRDDAGGARGAAAALARIGRTVRAPAPWTAGLVFACYTLPWMAVVGFLPTIYRDGGMTGSWPGVLSALVGAANAVGSIATAALMKRGLPNRVLVVPAFVLMAITSVLAFAVDWHSLPAGTAWQFACVTVFSLSGGAIPATLLRMIGELTPAGGSAPATMGLIQQLFNAGSFVGPTAAAWLATRTGDWHSTWWLTCACTAAGIALSRRLRPRTTAPVPEATAAPCT, encoded by the coding sequence ATGGCCTCGAAGACCCCTCCTTCCGGCACCGGTAGTTCCTGGATCGTCGTCATCGCCGCCGGCGTCGCTGCCGGGCTTCAGGTGTGGAAGGTGCCGCCCGCGCTCCCGTTCCTGCGGCACGACCTGTCGCTGAGCCTGGTCCAGGCCGGGACCCTGCTGGGGATCGTCCAACTGGCCGGGATGCTCGGGGGACTTGCCGTCTCGCTGCTGGCCGAGCTGATCGGTGAGCGACGCTGTCTGAGCGCGGGGCTGGTCCTGCTGTTCCTCGGTTCGGTGGGCGGTGGATTCGCCTGGTCGGCGGCGCCGCTGTTGGCCTCGCGGGCGGTCGAGGGGGCCGGTTTCATCCTGGTGGCGGTGACAGGGCCGGGGCTGATCCGGCGTACCGCTCCACCCGGCCGCTTCACCACGGCGATGGGGTTCTGGGGTGCCTACCAGGGCATCTCCACCTTCGCCGGGCTCGTCATAGGCGCGCTGGTCCTCCAGGTGATGCCGTGGCGGGTGTGGTGGTGGGGCATGGCCGTGGTCGCGCTGCTGCCGTTGCCGTGGGTCCTGGCCCGGGTGCCCCGGGACGACGCGGGTGGTGCGCGTGGCGCGGCGGCGGCCCTCGCGCGCATCGGCCGCACCGTCCGGGCACCGGCGCCCTGGACGGCCGGACTCGTCTTCGCCTGCTACACCCTGCCGTGGATGGCGGTGGTCGGGTTCCTGCCCACCATTTACCGCGACGGCGGGATGACGGGCAGTTGGCCGGGTGTGCTGAGCGCCCTGGTCGGCGCGGCGAACGCCGTCGGCTCGATCGCCACCGCGGCGCTCATGAAGCGCGGCCTGCCGAACCGTGTCCTCGTCGTCCCCGCGTTCGTCCTCATGGCCATTACTTCCGTGCTGGCGTTCGCCGTCGACTGGCACAGCCTCCCGGCAGGTACCGCTTGGCAGTTCGCGTGCGTCACGGTCTTCTCGCTGAGCGGTGGCGCGATACCGGCGACCCTGCTGCGCATGATCGGTGAGCTGACGCCGGCCGGCGGTTCCGCTCCCGCCACCATGGGACTGATCCAGCAACTCTTCAACGCCGGCAGCTTCGTCGGGCCCACGGCCGCCGCGTGGCTGGCCACCCGTACCGGCGACTGGCACTCCACCTGGTGGCTGACCTGTGCCTGCACGGCCGCGGGCATCGCCCTCAGCCGCCGCCTCAGGCCGCGGACCACGGCTCCGGTACCGGAGGCAACGGCCGCGCCATGCACCTGA
- a CDS encoding AfsR/SARP family transcriptional regulator: MVDVQLLGPVELSAEGRAVEVGPPQRRTVMAALAVDVGRPVAVDVVIERVWGPHAPDGARGAVHAHVARIRRMCERAAETAQEPLLLVRRSGGYLLEARPDQVDVYRFRQLVDQARAFGPAEPARAVLLREALDLWRGEPLSGLNGEWAARTREAWRRQHQDAAVGWARAELRHGEPASLIGPLTGLLGEYPLAEPLAEALMRALHETGRSAEALDCYAAVRKRLAEELGTDTGPALRQLHQSILRGHRSASPPRPEPSTTVRQTEPSAALRLSELPAQLPMGIRGFTGRDGELARLAAILASAEGESAAVVISAVSGMAGVGKTALAVHWARRVESAFPDGQLYVNLRGFDPQGSVVQPTEAVRGFLDALGVRPERVPPGLEAQVGLYRSLLTGRRMMVVLDNARDEEQVRPLLPGAVGCMALVTSRNRLTGLAATEGAHLLAVDPLTPAAARDVLAERLGAGRVAAEPAAVADVVTWCAGLPLALAVVSARAAAQPHRPLGALAEELREAGGRLDALDGGEESSQVRAVFSWSYSALSSAAARLFRLLALHPGPDLDQRAAAALAGAPPERVRALLAELTGGHLLVEHAPGRYAFHDLLRVYAGELVTAYDDEWERRSAVHRMMDHYLHSARAADVLVTPQPNPVESPAPRPGANAVEFEDYGRALAWLVAEHPVLLALVRQQRPGFDAHVWRLVTVLTTFLDRHGYWQALLTAGHRALAAAEREGDQAGRAGAHRGLGLALDRLKCPEPAREHYLRALELFAAVGSDAGQARTHQHLSRMSGGQGNAELALEHAYRSLEHYRAAGDRAGQAAALNHIGWRQAHLGDHLRALGHCEQALELAREAGDVDGQAHISDSLGYIHHQLGRYQQAVDRYRQAAQLFHATGERHSEAACLICLGDSHRSAGQSDTAHEVWTRALALTTELGLPDDDPIRAGLRERVGDGPLP, encoded by the coding sequence ATGGTGGACGTGCAGTTGCTCGGGCCGGTGGAACTGTCGGCGGAGGGGCGCGCGGTGGAGGTGGGCCCGCCCCAACGCCGCACCGTGATGGCCGCGTTGGCCGTGGACGTCGGCCGGCCTGTCGCCGTCGACGTGGTCATCGAGCGGGTCTGGGGCCCGCACGCGCCCGACGGCGCGCGCGGCGCGGTGCACGCCCATGTCGCCCGGATACGGCGGATGTGCGAGCGGGCCGCCGAGACCGCGCAAGAACCCTTATTACTGGTGCGCCGTTCCGGCGGATACCTCCTGGAGGCCCGCCCCGACCAGGTGGACGTGTACCGGTTCCGGCAACTCGTCGACCAGGCGCGGGCGTTCGGGCCCGCCGAACCGGCACGGGCGGTGCTGCTGCGCGAGGCGCTCGACCTGTGGCGCGGGGAGCCGTTGTCCGGGCTGAACGGGGAGTGGGCGGCCCGGACGCGCGAGGCCTGGCGGCGCCAGCACCAGGACGCGGCCGTCGGCTGGGCCCGCGCGGAACTGCGCCACGGTGAACCCGCGTCCCTCATCGGCCCGTTGACCGGCCTGCTCGGCGAGTACCCGCTCGCGGAACCCCTGGCCGAAGCCCTGATGCGGGCCCTGCACGAGACCGGCCGCAGCGCGGAGGCCCTGGACTGCTACGCCGCCGTCCGCAAACGCCTGGCCGAGGAACTCGGCACGGACACCGGACCGGCACTGCGCCAGCTCCACCAGTCGATCCTGCGCGGTCACCGCTCCGCGTCACCCCCGCGCCCCGAGCCGTCGACGACCGTACGGCAGACCGAGCCGTCGGCGGCGCTACGACTGTCCGAGCTTCCCGCCCAACTCCCCATGGGGATACGAGGGTTCACCGGCCGCGACGGTGAACTGGCCCGGCTCGCCGCGATCCTCGCCTCGGCCGAGGGAGAGTCCGCCGCCGTGGTCATCTCGGCGGTGTCGGGCATGGCGGGCGTCGGAAAGACCGCCCTCGCCGTGCACTGGGCGCGGAGGGTCGAAAGCGCCTTCCCCGACGGGCAGTTGTACGTGAACCTGCGAGGGTTCGATCCGCAGGGATCGGTGGTGCAGCCGACCGAGGCCGTACGCGGGTTCCTGGACGCGCTCGGCGTACGGCCGGAACGGGTGCCGCCGGGTCTTGAGGCCCAAGTCGGGTTGTACCGCAGCCTGTTGACGGGGCGTCGGATGATGGTCGTACTCGACAACGCCCGCGACGAGGAACAGGTCCGCCCCCTGCTGCCGGGCGCCGTCGGCTGCATGGCGCTGGTGACCAGCCGGAACCGGCTGACCGGGTTGGCCGCGACGGAGGGCGCCCATCTCCTCGCGGTCGACCCGCTGACACCGGCCGCCGCGCGGGACGTACTGGCGGAACGGCTCGGCGCGGGCCGGGTCGCCGCCGAACCGGCGGCGGTCGCGGACGTCGTCACCTGGTGCGCGGGACTGCCCCTCGCACTGGCCGTGGTCTCGGCACGCGCTGCCGCGCAACCGCACCGACCCCTCGGCGCACTCGCCGAGGAACTCCGGGAAGCGGGCGGCCGGTTGGACGCGCTCGACGGCGGCGAGGAGTCCAGCCAGGTACGGGCCGTGTTCTCCTGGTCGTACAGCGCGCTCAGCTCTGCCGCGGCCCGGCTGTTCCGCCTGCTGGCACTGCACCCCGGACCCGACCTGGACCAGCGCGCGGCGGCCGCGCTGGCGGGGGCACCGCCCGAGCGTGTCCGTGCGCTGCTGGCCGAACTGACCGGCGGGCACTTGCTGGTTGAGCACGCGCCGGGGCGGTACGCCTTCCACGACCTGCTGCGGGTGTACGCCGGGGAACTCGTGACCGCGTACGACGACGAGTGGGAACGCCGGTCGGCGGTCCACCGGATGATGGACCACTACCTGCACTCCGCGCGCGCGGCCGACGTGTTGGTGACTCCACAGCCCAATCCGGTGGAGTCGCCCGCGCCCAGACCCGGCGCGAACGCCGTGGAGTTCGAGGACTACGGCCGTGCACTCGCCTGGCTCGTCGCCGAACACCCGGTGCTGCTCGCGCTCGTACGGCAGCAGAGGCCCGGCTTCGACGCGCATGTGTGGCGCCTGGTCACCGTACTCACGACCTTCCTGGACCGGCACGGATACTGGCAGGCGCTGCTGACCGCCGGACATCGCGCGCTGGCGGCGGCCGAACGGGAGGGCGACCAGGCCGGCCGGGCGGGCGCCCACCGCGGACTGGGCCTGGCCCTGGACCGGTTGAAGTGCCCTGAACCCGCCCGGGAGCACTATCTGCGGGCCCTCGAACTCTTCGCCGCGGTCGGCAGCGACGCCGGCCAGGCCCGCACCCATCAGCATCTCTCACGGATGTCGGGGGGACAGGGCAACGCCGAACTCGCCCTGGAACACGCCTATCGGAGCCTGGAGCACTACCGGGCCGCGGGTGACCGGGCAGGACAGGCCGCCGCGCTGAACCACATCGGCTGGCGGCAGGCGCACCTCGGCGACCATCTCCGCGCGCTCGGACACTGCGAGCAGGCCCTCGAACTCGCCCGGGAGGCCGGTGATGTGGACGGACAGGCCCACATCTCCGACAGCCTCGGCTACATCCACCACCAACTGGGCCGCTATCAGCAGGCAGTCGACCGGTACCGGCAGGCGGCCCAGTTGTTCCACGCGACGGGGGAGCGGCACAGCGAGGCCGCCTGCCTGATCTGCTTGGGGGACAGCCATCGCAGCGCGGGGCAGTCCGACACGGCTCACGAGGTGTGGACCCGCGCGCTCGCCCTGACCACCGAACTCGGCCTGCCTGACGACGATCCCATCCGTGCCGGGTTGCGGGAGCGCGTCGGGGACGGCCCGCTGCCGTAG
- a CDS encoding IclR family transcriptional regulator — protein sequence MLEGAFALLEAVERAVEAGPTRLASDCGLPKTTAYRLLEQLADLGAVERCGGSYRVGPRMFRLGSAWQPHPRLRAAAREPMRRLARLTGTTVGIAVLWKGETLMVEWCPEDARRPDPLETRMTWPWFTAAGKVLVATAAPAPLLGPLPVSWARDADAIRERGAAFDREEVVTGVCCAAVPLLGVRGTPVAALCVLTDPAHHLERLAETARRTGRVISAGLRGR from the coding sequence GTGCTGGAGGGCGCCTTCGCCCTGCTGGAGGCGGTGGAGCGGGCCGTGGAGGCGGGGCCGACGCGGCTGGCGTCCGACTGCGGGCTGCCCAAGACGACCGCGTACCGGCTGCTGGAACAGCTGGCGGACCTGGGCGCGGTCGAGCGGTGCGGAGGGAGTTACCGGGTGGGCCCGCGGATGTTCCGCCTGGGGAGCGCGTGGCAGCCGCACCCCCGGCTGCGCGCCGCCGCGCGGGAACCGATGCGGCGGCTGGCGCGGCTCACGGGCACGACGGTGGGCATCGCCGTGCTGTGGAAGGGCGAGACGCTGATGGTCGAGTGGTGTCCCGAGGACGCCCGACGGCCCGATCCGCTGGAGACCCGGATGACCTGGCCGTGGTTCACCGCGGCGGGCAAGGTCCTGGTGGCCACGGCCGCGCCGGCACCCCTGCTGGGGCCGCTTCCCGTGTCCTGGGCGCGGGACGCCGACGCGATACGGGAGCGCGGTGCCGCGTTCGACCGGGAGGAAGTGGTGACTGGCGTGTGCTGCGCGGCAGTTCCGTTGCTCGGGGTGCGTGGCACGCCCGTGGCGGCCCTGTGCGTCCTCACCGACCCGGCCCACCACTTGGAACGGCTCGCGGAGACCGCGCGCCGGACGGGGCGGGTGATCAGCGCGGGGTTGCGGGGGCGGTGA